The Lytechinus pictus isolate F3 Inbred chromosome 15, Lp3.0, whole genome shotgun sequence genome contains a region encoding:
- the LOC129277201 gene encoding tyrosine-protein kinase ABL2-like, with product MQKPIIYGVSPLPDEWEIERTDISMKNKLGGGQYGEVYEAIWKKHNKIVAVKTLREENMRVDEFLREASVMKNIKHPNLVQLLGVCTREPPFYIVTEFMPYGNLLEYLRDNDETSLPAVTLLYMATQVAFGMSYLEKNSFIHRDLAARNCLLGEHHLLKVADFGLARMVQGEIYTAQAGAKFPIKWTAPESLAYYKFSSKSDVWAFGILLWEIATYGCSPYPGVDLQHVYGKLEQGYRMERPEGCPTDVYKLMLKCWEWRPTERPSFTEIHEEMNNMFQNSSISEEVEKSLHRRGKDPPTLPAKKKSIRRGQQTNENEPPRGKEAHTIVDTVKTSSPPASPEVSRKKPAFMKNLRKKDTPKRKDQERRNSLSAEDELKLLSRDHHMDHKNSPSHRKENGVPKMLGDIVGHELNCVLPGTSPPGNSGSDGVHDGFNSGFSPRTALRPPGSGFGGGDGKKAKPLRIPKEPRIEKKPSLENIADANESYPIPRSPSSPTLDRRNKNPVIREGNGEVHGHMVGKPAFKPLPAKPSKPTNWPENGGHDSSKEPLGKTKSLPFYQEQGDQLESPDTDNFKDLPTSPTGRSRDKRKDIVRPSVPPPAPPPARLVSPVESPTTPSPRGSPSRSFLNSKPQIKGAKPQIKGPKPIITSPKPEITIPRSSPNVSPGVKLRPEKRGSARKRGNSPIKNDSAGQGGKAEVLQMAEMLYAQTNMLIQNGEYSKYSGELCTELDNFFKQCTKHVDSVMVKARFSFREILNSLESNTTSLRVRWSSASSSELERIVKDLHTNVSDIRGIVLR from the exons ATGCAAAAGCCCATCATCTACGGGGTGTCGCCACTGCCAGACGAGTGGGAGATCGAGAGGACGGATATCTCGATGAAGAACAAGCTAGGAGGGGGACAGTACGGGGAGGTTTACGAGGCCATCTGGAAGAAACATAACAAGATTGTTGCAGTCAAAACACTCAgg gaggaGAATATGAGAGTGGATGAGTTCCTAAGAGAAGCATCCGTGATGAAAAACATCAAGCATCCGAACTTGGTTCAGTTATTAG GTGTATGCACGAGAGAGCCCCCGTTCTACATCGTGACGGAATTCATGCCCTATGGTAACCTCTTGGAGTACTTGAGAGATAACGATGAGACTTCGCTGCCTGCTGTCACGTTGCTTTACATGGCGACACAAGTTGCGTTTGGCATGAGCTACTTGGAGAAAAATAGTTTCATCCATAG AGATTTAGCAGCAAGGAACTGCCTATTGGGTGAGCACCACCTACTCAAAGTAGCAGACTTTGGTCTCGCCAGGATGGTCCAGGGGGAGATCTACACGGCTCAGGCCGGTGCCAAGTTCCCCATCAAGTGGACCGCTCCAGAGAGTCTGGCCTACTACAAGTTCTCAAGCAAGTCCGACGTATGGG CCTTTGGGATCCTGCTCTGGGAGATTGCAACGTACGGATGTTCCCCGTACCCTGGGGTGGATCTCCAGCACGTCTACGGCAAACTTGAGCAGGGTTACAGGATGGAGAGACCAGAAGGCTGCCCGACAGACGTCTACAAGCTCATGCTCAAGTGCTGGGAGTGGAGGCCCACCGAGAGGCCCTCGTTCACT GAAATTCATGAGGAGATGAACAACATGTTCCAGAACAGCAGTATCAGCGAAGAGGTGGAGAAGTCCCTTCACAGACGTGGCAAGGATCCACCTACCCTCCCGGCTAAGAAGAAGAGCATCAGGCGAGGGCAGCAGACTAATGAGAACGAGCCTCCGAGAGGCAAGGAAGCTCACACGATTGTCGATACAG TAAAAACGTCATCGCCACCGGCATCCCCTGAGGTTTCAAGAAAGAAGCCAGCTTTCATGAAGAATCTTCGCAAGAAAGACACGCCCAAGAGAAAAGATCAGGAGCGGCGGAACAGTTTGTCAGCCGAAGATGAGCTGAAGCTTCTTTCCAGAGACCACCACATGGACCACAAGAACTCCCCAAGCCATCGGAAAGAGAACGGAGTTCCCAAAATGCTTGGTGATATCGTTGGACATGAATTGAATTGTGTACTGCCTGGGACTTCGCCTCCGGGTAATAGTGGCTCGGATGGCGTACATGACGGCTTTAACTCGGGCTTTAGCCCTCGGACAGCTCTAAGGCCGCCTGGTAGTGGATTCGGGGGAGGGGATGGGAAGAAGGCGAAGCCGTTGAGAATACCTAAAGAACCTAGAATAGAGAAAAAACCTAGTCTAGAGAATATCGCAGATGCTAATGAATCGTACCCAATCCCCAGATCGCCCTCGAGTCCAACGTTAGATCGTAGAAACAAGAACCCTGTTATAAGAGAAGGAAATGGAGAGGTGCATGGACATATGGTAGGAAAACCTGCCTTTAAACCTCTTCCTGCAAAACCTAGTAAACCGACCAACTGGCCGGAAAATGGTGGTCATGACAGTTCAAAAGAGCCACTTGGGAAAACCAAGTCGCTACCATTTTACCAAGAGCAAGGTGACCAATTGGAATCGCCGGACACGGACAATTTCAAAGACCTGCCAACGTCTCCAACGGGTCGTAGTCGAGACAAACGAAAAGACATTGTGAGACCGTCTGTCCCTCCTCCTGCCCCACCTCCTGCTAGATTAGTTAGTCCTGTTGAATCCCCAACCACCCCTAGCCCAAGGGGTTCCCCCTCGAGATCGTTCTTGAACAGTAAACCTCAGATTAAAGGGGCCAAACCCCAAATCAAAGGACCAAAGCCAATCATTACCAGCCCCAAACCTGAAATCACCATCCCTAGGTCATCGCCCAACGTGAGTCCTGGTGTCAAGTTACGGCCCGAGAAGCGTGGATCGGCAAGAAAGCGTGGCAATTCACCGATCAAGAATGATTCTGCCGGACAGGGTGGAAAGGCAGAAGTCCTACAGATGGCCGAAATGCTGTACGCTCAGACAAACATGCTCATCCAGAACGGCGAATACAGCAAATATAGCGGCGAACTTTGCACGGAGTTGGACAACTTCTTCAAGCAGTGCACCAAGCATGTAGATTCTGTCATGGTCAAGGCACGCTTCTCGTTCCGGGAAATTTTGAACTCTCTGGAGTCAAACACGACGTCGCTGAGAGTCCGTTGGTCTTCCGCTTCCAGCAGTGAACTGGAGAGAATAGTTAAGGACTTGCATACGAACGTGTCTGACATTCGCGGCATCGTTCTGCGGTAG
- the LOC129278299 gene encoding uncharacterized protein LOC129278299, whose protein sequence is MKRHSAIIWATISLMLVHLSHCNTNAGADNLDHTDGTTGIGFDLGSDHEPSLQSLSSSSSKWFNEEGEMMTAIRSDLLRSILRNAVIDVSRYLTFIDATPNRDVSAVDDTTSDDARVSGMDALPSNGKAIQDGGDGVSLLKRGSVQQHAPLRKRQLNAIERAVIRQEILRRLEESKNPMEIPIGLRFRRAHGNGGFSSHYPIVPFVDSFFPTHHPLGSFSTRHLSLNSFLDRPVLRY, encoded by the coding sequence atgaaaagacATTCAGCAATTATTTGGGCTACCATAAGCCTGATGCTAGTTCACCTCTCACATTGTAACACAAATGCAGGCGCTGACAACCTGGATCATACCGATGGGACTACTGGTATCGGGTTCGATCTTGGAAGCGACCACGAGCCTTCACTACAGTCATTATCATCGTCTTCAAGCAAATGGTTTAATGAAGAGGGTGAAATGATGACAGCAATCAGATCCGATTTGCTGCGATCAATCTTAAGGAACGCTGTAATCGATGTAAGCCGATACCTGACATTTATCGATGCAACACCGAATCGCGATGTATCGGCTGTAGATGACACAACCTCAGACGACGCGCGCGTATCTGGAATGGATGCGTTGCCCAGCAACGGGAAAGCTATACAAGACGGCGGCGATGGTGTTTCTCTTCTAAAACGAGGCTCGGTCCAGCAGCATGCGCCGTTGAGGAAGCGGCAACTGAATGCGATCGAACGAGCCGTGATTCGACAAGAGATCTTGCGGAGGCTGGAGGAGAGCAAAAACCCCATGGAAATTCCGATCGGACTTCGTTTTCGGAGAGCGCACGGCAACGGAGGATTTTCCAGTCACTATCCCATCGTTCCTTTCGTGGACTCGTTCTTCCCTACGCATCACCCCCTCGGATCGTTTTCAACAAGACATTTGTCATTAAATAGTTTTCTAGATAGGCCTGTGCTACGATATTGA